The Daphnia pulex isolate KAP4 chromosome 6, ASM2113471v1 genome contains the following window.
GGTTCAACCCGCTGTTTCTGAGCATCCCGACCTAGGTATTTTACTTAACTATATAGATCATCATCCGCATCATCTTGGAAGTTGCCTCCAGATCCTCCGCTAGGCTGACTGCCACCTGCAGCTGGTGCATTCGggaatctaataaaaatgCATTCAGTATTATCATTATTCATGCAAGTCTGGCAGTGAATTATCTTTTACCTGAAATTAGTGCCAAAACCACGTGATTGCTGCAAAGTCTGTGAGAACATCTCGTATTTGCGGATATCGTTGTCTGAAACAGAACGACGAGCAAACTTCATGGCATCTTCAAAATGCGACCTCAGAATCTGGGGAActggatcttcttcttccatttccatatCCATATCAGGATTGGCGGCACGTTCTTTCTCCCTTCTGATTTCGGCTTCGATAGACTGGCGAATAGCCAACTTGCATGCACGTTGGCAAATTTCAGTCAAATCGGCACCAGAGAAACCGTGCGTAACTTTAGCCATGTAGATCAAATCCACATCCTAAAAATAGATATCAATTTAGATTGGTTCCAACGGACTATATCAAAGATTATTTACCGGAGCAAGAGGGGACTTTCGAAGATTAGACTTCAAAATGGCTTCCCGTGACTTCTCATCAGGTAGTGGGATGTAAATCAATTGATCCAAACGACCAGGACGTAATACAGCCGGATCAATGATatctaaatttcaaaaagcaaACAGATGGGTAAATTTCATTGCGTAACAACTGATAAAAGATGCATATGTTACTGTTAGAccaaaaatacaaagaaaagaaaattaccagGACGATTCGTCGCTCCAATAATAAAGACGTTTTTCTTAGCACCCATGCCGTCCATCTCTGTCAAAACTTGGTTGATGACACGATCGGCAGCTCCTCCAGCGTCACCAGAGCTTCCACCACGAGCTTTAGCAATGGAATCGAGTTCGTCGAAGAACAAGACgcaaggagcagcagcacgtgCCTTGTCGAAAACGTCTCGCACGTTGGCTTCAGACTCACCAAACCACATGGTCAACAACTCGGGACCTAATAGAgataaaattagttttgattgaacaaattttaactgaattaatctaaattttttgtttacacacctttgatagaaatgaaattggCCTGGCACTCGTTGGCAATAGCCTTAGCCAACAGCGTTTTACCGCAACCGGGTGGGCCATAGAAGAGAACACCACGAGAAGGAGTCATGCCGAACTTGAGGAATTTCTCTGGATGTTCAACCGGGTATTGGACCAACTCTTGAAGCTCGCGTTTGACGCCTTCCAAACCACCAATGTCTTCCCATGAAACGTTGGGCACCTCCACAATGGTCTCTCGTAAGGCACTAGGCGTTGATTTGCCCATAGCGAACTGTTGATGAAAACACGAATGAAAATTGCTGTATGTATGTTTAACGCATTTCAAAATCAACACACCCGGAAGTTCTCCATAGTAACGGCCAGGGATGCCAGGACTTCAGCGTCGATTTGGTCCTCTTCCAAGTCAATGAGATCCATTTTCTCTCGGATCTGTTGGAGTGCAGCTTCTGAGCACAATGCAGCAATATCGGCACCAACGTGGCCGTGTGTTTCGGCGGCAACTTGTTCCAAATCGACATCATCGGCCAGTTTCATATTCTTGGTGTGAATACGCAGGACTTCCAATCGCCCAGTGGCATCTGGAATACCGATATCAACTTCGCGATCAAAGCGTCCGAATCGACGAAGGGCAGCATCAATCGAATTGGGTCGGTTGGTGGCAGCCATAACAATTACATGTGATCGCTGTTTCAAGCCATCCATAAGCGTCAACAACTGGGAGACGATGCGGCGCTCTACTTCACCATGGGTCTATAATAAAATCGAACATTTCTGTTAACaagccatttctttttaaatgctagtattattatttgtttaccTTTTCACGCTTAGGAGCAATAGCGTCCAACTCATCAATGAAGATGATAGCAGGTGAGTTTTTCTCGGCTTCTTCAAATGCTTTACGTAGATTACTTTCGGACTCGCCAGCCAACTTGCTCATAATTTCAGGACCTAAAACCGCTCATCAGTTAATTGAAACAACATCAAAAGCAAATAATCTTTCTTACCATTGATCAAGTAGAAGAAAGCGCCGGTCTCATTGGCTACAGCACGAGCGATAAGTGTTTTACCGGTACCAGGAGGTCCAAAGAGTAGAATACCACGGGGTGGCTTCACACCAATCGCTTTGAAAAGCTGGGGATGACGCAAAGGCAATTCTACCATCTCTTTAATGAGAGCCAATTGCTTACGAACACCTCCAATGTCGTCGTAACCGACAGCATTCAAagcctcctcctcttcctttatgaataaaattccatttaaCTTTACTGtatctattttgttttgtttaaataattgaTCATTCATACCTCTCGTTTGATTGGTTCACCCTCACAATGAATGACTGTGTCTGGAGCGACGATGCAATAGGGAACAGGGTCCGTTTCAACCACTAATTTTTAGGTACAAAAACCAGTATTACTTAAGGATGTGctaaaaccaaacaaaagttgGTATTACCTTTAAACTCCACTGCACGCATTCCTCCGCGGACAATAAATATGTCGCCTTTATGAATTGGACGATATGCTTCCAGAAAGTATGGCTTCAGGTACACATCAAAGAGACTTCCTGTGAGTCCCTCCACTGTATCATCAATTGGCAGAACATGGATTCGTTTGCCGTACTTCACATCAGGGCATGGGGAAACTGACACTACATCTCCCAACCTGACACGCAGGTTGTTTCTGACAACACGATTCATCCTGATCTTTTCATTTGATACAGACTCATCAGACAAGACAATGCACAcagtttctttccttttcttccccttAAGTAGAACTGTGTCACCTTTAAAGAGCTGTAGCTcatccattttttcctttaatcCAAACAAACTATTAAGATATTACATTAAACAGActgcaaacaaattcaatgtaCCTGGGACATGGCAACAACAGAGTTGTCATCATTTACAGCCTCCTCGACTAGAAGCCTATTCGGCTTCACCTTATTCTTCAAAATAGCTGTCGACAAGTCTTCATTCCtgttaataaagaaaacatttactCAGTAAACACAGAACTGTCTCATTTaaccataaaaaaatatatctgttGTCCAAAGCAAAGAATGAATCACTTGAACTAATACAAAATGGTTGATTCAATTATAAATCAATCAGACGTAAGTCGGACATTTAAAGGACAATGACTTTGTTACATCGTAAATAATTATCATAAGGAAGATTCTAGATTGTTTTGTCGGAAACAGAAACTCATCCCAGCTTATGGTGGGATAAgactcgaaataaaaagaatttttaccCTTTCGGTTCTGCCATGATGATGCTGATTTATTCGATAACTCTTTTAATGAAAGCAATGACAGTTTTTGGTTACGAATGGCTCAAAAAACGAACTGATCTCGACGTGTTCACCTGCGACTGGTATGAGTTGAAACCGCCGAATGAATTTACCCCTCGTCACGACGATGCAGTACGGAAAAGTTCCCTCAACTGCCGGATTGCAGCAGTGTGGCCACACCAAGAAAAATCCCTGTTCTAGCTTTCAATACAGCTGAATCACAGAGGTTGCAACACTTTCTCAATTAACACCCAActtcaaatttatattttttcaaagcgcatttatattttctaatttaaatcTCCTTGTGATGCGCCGTTTTTATTTGTCAACATACGAATAAAAACATATTCGTTAAAATAACTGGAAATTAGTTATAAATTTATAATCTGCTTTGCTGGCCTGCATGAGTGCATGCCCAACTAAATCCCTTAAGGAATAAGGaccgatttgttttttttttcttttgaaattggtttttaatttcaaaatcccAGAAGGGATATTGTAGAATCCCCATTGGGAAATCGTTTAACTAGTGTTTTGTACTgaacaattttaaaagttttcagGTGTTGTATTATTGAGGGAACGGCTCTAGTGacattgattttttcaaaatacgtTTTTAGCACGTTTCTGCTCGCTTGACATCATTTCTAGTTACGCAATAAAAATGTCTCATCACAACAGACGGCCGGTAACGACTGGGTAAGCCCCACTAACGATTTGGCCAACCAATCCTGCTGTGTCTTactgataaaagaaaataaccgaaaaattgttttacgaGGCGTGATGACCAATGCTCGAGATAAACCATAGCGCTATTAACTGAACCGTTAATAAGGCCCTACATGATCCGCTCATATATGAAGGGGAAAATAACTATAATCTGAAAAAGAACAttcattttctaaaacttAACTTATATTTCCGATGAACCCATATGTCATTTgatcagtttaaaaaaaaaagcgtacTTTCACAATTGTTCATTTTATACGAGAGAAATCAGATTTCGTTTGACGGGAATGTGggataagaaaattttctataaaaatcTGCATCGTATTTCACAGTTGGCGTTGAATGGCGTTGTATGTGTGAAACAAGGCAGCGATTTCGCTTCGCTAATCATATAATTCCGTTTAATTGGTCCACTACGTTTCACTCTCGCAAAATTTGGTCCTTGTTCGTATTtgtatgaaatttaaaaaaatgcactcTGGAGGTAGAGAAGAATGAAGGGACGAAAACAAACGAAACCAAAGCATGAttcgtattttaaaaaaaaagtcaaaaccaATGATATGTGTTAAACTAAAGTTGAAGGGAGATCGAGCTTTTGTTTATCAGATCGAAAATCCCCATTGAAATCTTTAGATTCAGTATGCATGTTTTCCGTCAACACCATATCTCCCATGTAGTTTTCGGCCAGCAGCTTGTCATTTGCCCTACAAAGAGGTGAATAAGACAATGTTAATATCAATCAGCGATTTAAATTGGAATAATTGAATTCACTTTTTAGCACCACGCCAGAGGCAACAGCAGAGAATAGCAGCCATTAGGAGAATGATGCAAACGCCAGCAATGGACCAAAAGGCCACTGAAATAGGAGTGTTGGGCTCCCACCAATACTAAAAATTTAATCGATTATTTATTggcaattaataaatttttgaattttaaaaaaatcacctCTGTGAATGGCCGATAGGTAGGCAGAAGCACCCCGACAACGGAAGGCATGTACTCCGACCAAAATGCGCATTCCTGCTGGCGATAATTGAACTCTAACGTCGAATTGTCTGTTCGATTCAAGTTCAAGTACTGCAGCCACCCGTGACGCATCTCAGGCCAGTTGATGTTGTAAATGGCAACGGGCGTGGGTCTCCTAAAAATTCGtgacaaatataaataaatcttGATAGAAAAGTTAATTTGGTCGctttataaaatcaaattaccCGTAGCGAGCGAAATTGGACAAAGCTTTCATAAAGAATTCAGACATGCGTCGATCGTCTTCATTCCACTGTTTACGTTCTACTCTGAGATCTTCTGGGAAAAATTCTgcgaaaaaaccaaaacaagatGATGTCAAAGTTTATCAATGATTCagtttgattatttcaaattacctGGGTCCATAAATGGCGCGCCAGTTAGGAAGAAATATTCGATGTTGTGTGGCACTCTCGACCAAAACGGATAGTTTAATGCGTTGATGGATGTATTCAAGACGTAAGAATAGGTTGGCACCCCACTGTCGACCATCATTTTGATCATACTGTCACTCGGAGATTTATAGAGTGCATCAGACATGAactaataaattgaaaaacataTTATTAGACATTTAGATTCTGCTATATACTTGTTACGTTTGTTGAAATTTGCACTTACGTTGATGTACTCCTCTCTTATGTGAGTCGTGTTTTTGGGATCGGGCCAATAAGTGTACATGTACTTAATGGCTCTATAAATTCCATCCGGATTGTAGGTATAGTTGTAGCGATGAATGTATTCACGAATTTTCATGTCGAAAAACTGTTCGGTTATTTCGAAATTGGGCAGGAGGCTTTTGTTGTTATCTGAGTAATAATGATAATGAGTCAATTTAAccacagaagaaaaatatagaataaaattaaaaaactcaCAAACTACGTAAGCCGCTTCATCCGCCGTAACTCCCGAAAGGTAGCGCATTCCGGGATTGAATTTCCGCATTCGTATCAATTCTTCGGGAATGTCGGGAAGGAATCCCCAATCTTTCGATTCCCAACCTTCGTACCAATTATTCGCAGGTTTGCGAATTTCCCGATCAACGACGGGACTCCAAGGCCAAGTCCCGACATCCGGCTGCTCACAAAAGTTCATCATTAATCAACGCCAAATGTTATAAGATAATTGAGTGTAAGTCTTACGTTGAGTCGGACGTTGCCCAGCTCTTCAAAGCTACGAGATCTTAAGCATTCGATAAGTTTGTGAGATTGGTCGACTAAGCAGCCCAATCGTTCACCGTAAACCCGACTTGTGTTTTGCACTCGCAAGAGATCCTGAACAGCAGCCCAATCAGCCAACGGAGATCcactctattttaaaaacagcCATAATTTAACGGTACACTAATAGCGCAATAAAATGATGTGATCACTTACTTGACCGAAAACTTGTCGCACCATATGGCTACTACCGGGTGTTATGGCAAgtaggccagcagcagcagcaccagcgcctataaaaatt
Protein-coding sequences here:
- the LOC124196254 gene encoding transitional endoplasmic reticulum ATPase; protein product: MAEPKGNEDLSTAILKNKVKPNRLLVEEAVNDDNSVVAMSQEKMDELQLFKGDTVLLKGKKRKETVCIVLSDESVSNEKIRMNRVVRNNLRVRLGDVVSVSPCPDVKYGKRIHVLPIDDTVEGLTGSLFDVYLKPYFLEAYRPIHKGDIFIVRGGMRAVEFKVVETDPVPYCIVAPDTVIHCEGEPIKREEEEEALNAVGYDDIGGVRKQLALIKEMVELPLRHPQLFKAIGVKPPRGILLFGPPGTGKTLIARAVANETGAFFYLINGPEIMSKLAGESESNLRKAFEEAEKNSPAIIFIDELDAIAPKREKTHGEVERRIVSQLLTLMDGLKQRSHVIVMAATNRPNSIDAALRRFGRFDREVDIGIPDATGRLEVLRIHTKNMKLADDVDLEQVAAETHGHVGADIAALCSEAALQQIREKMDLIDLEEDQIDAEVLASLAVTMENFRFAMGKSTPSALRETIVEVPNVSWEDIGGLEGVKRELQELVQYPVEHPEKFLKFGMTPSRGVLFYGPPGCGKTLLAKAIANECQANFISIKGPELLTMWFGESEANVRDVFDKARAAAPCVLFFDELDSIAKARGGSSGDAGGAADRVINQVLTEMDGMGAKKNVFIIGATNRPDIIDPAVLRPGRLDQLIYIPLPDEKSREAILKSNLRKSPLAPDVDLIYMAKVTHGFSGADLTEICQRACKLAIRQSIEAEIRREKERAANPDMDMEMEEEDPVPQILRSHFEDAMKFARRSVSDNDIRKYEMFSQTLQQSRGFGTNFRFPNAPAAGGSQPSGGSGGNFQDDADDDLYS